From one Sorangium aterium genomic stretch:
- a CDS encoding CAP domain-containing protein → MAAGPTSASATRGAGGIAGLARAAREETGTGTIDAGKKGRLNSAPMKGLGGFGRASRAMQRRSAQRAAGHALLGLIWVAGCGAGAAVIPGRVLPENAADLLRAAPGTYQPSPAQMQGFSGGDELGQILEGAGPPAAHGRLRHDLALDCLAGATAEVYIEANRGPVKSLRQWLAWKCGVASAMLTWRVDAARGRDKSGRLDRRLAAFARRLWALNPADTAYGVARRTRGQWGVQGVVLDSGGVVLAPTPKRFSPGDTLALDLRAPPGLVDPAFYIGAEGGKVTRQRVTPGPDGKITLRHKLPMKPGRYFVELNAIQVTRSDVAPDELWHRPVLLFPVHVGVAEPAAPDSFILNPSPNPPDRAAWADAIVAAYNAERRRFGLAPLTLDPAVGAIAARRSESTARADEVLPPDDTLAAQLKANGVLPRQTWQFTGSAEFISEHVAVMLQNPSSRYALLSPGATRIGIGITAGAPPPAEDPSSEEPSGEVPSWYVELVVNERPAQPGEARPAQPGESARPAQ, encoded by the coding sequence ATGGCGGCCGGACCGACCAGCGCGAGCGCCACGCGCGGCGCGGGGGGCATCGCCGGACTCGCCCGAGCCGCGCGAGAGGAAACGGGCACCGGAACGATTGACGCAGGAAAGAAGGGCCGATTAAATTCAGCGCCAATGAAGGGCCTGGGGGGCTTCGGGCGCGCCTCGCGAGCGATGCAGCGGCGCTCCGCACAGAGAGCTGCCGGGCACGCCCTGCTCGGCCTCATCTGGGTTGCCGGCTGCGGGGCCGGCGCAGCCGTGATCCCAGGACGCGTACTGCCGGAAAATGCAGCCGATCTCCTTCGCGCAGCGCCGGGCACCTACCAGCCGTCGCCCGCGCAGATGCAAGGATTCTCGGGCGGCGACGAGCTAGGCCAGATCCTCGAGGGCGCGGGGCCGCCTGCGGCGCACGGCAGACTGCGGCATGACCTGGCGCTCGACTGCCTCGCTGGCGCCACGGCCGAGGTGTACATCGAGGCGAACCGAGGACCGGTCAAATCGCTGAGACAGTGGCTCGCCTGGAAGTGCGGCGTGGCCTCCGCCATGCTCACATGGCGGGTCGACGCAGCGCGCGGGCGCGACAAGAGCGGGCGCCTCGATCGACGGCTCGCCGCGTTCGCGCGCCGGTTATGGGCGCTGAATCCAGCGGATACCGCCTACGGTGTCGCGCGGAGGACCCGGGGGCAATGGGGAGTCCAGGGCGTCGTGCTCGACAGTGGCGGGGTCGTGTTGGCCCCGACGCCGAAGCGTTTCTCCCCCGGAGACACCCTGGCGCTCGACCTGCGCGCCCCTCCCGGCCTGGTCGATCCCGCGTTCTACATCGGCGCGGAGGGGGGCAAGGTGACAAGACAGCGCGTCACGCCCGGGCCGGACGGGAAGATCACGTTGCGTCACAAGCTGCCCATGAAGCCCGGACGCTACTTCGTCGAGCTGAACGCGATTCAGGTCACGAGATCCGACGTGGCTCCCGACGAGCTCTGGCACCGGCCAGTCTTGCTGTTTCCCGTCCATGTCGGGGTCGCCGAGCCGGCGGCGCCCGACAGCTTCATCCTGAACCCATCGCCCAATCCGCCGGACCGCGCGGCCTGGGCGGATGCGATCGTGGCCGCGTACAACGCGGAGCGGCGTCGGTTCGGCCTCGCGCCGCTCACTCTGGACCCGGCGGTGGGGGCGATCGCGGCGAGGCGGAGCGAGTCGACCGCGCGCGCGGACGAGGTTCTGCCGCCAGACGATACCCTCGCTGCACAGCTGAAGGCGAACGGGGTATTGCCAAGGCAAACCTGGCAGTTCACGGGGAGCGCTGAGTTCATCTCCGAGCACGTGGCCGTGATGCTTCAGAACCCTTCGTCGAGGTATGCTCTCCTTTCTCCCGGGGCGACCCGGATCGGGATCGGCATCACCGCCGGCGCTCCTCCTCCTGCCGAGGATCCATCTTCCGAGGAGCCATCAGGCGAGGTGCCCAGCTGGTATGTCGAGCTGGTCGTGAACGAGAGACCGGCGCAACCAGGTGAAGCGCGGCCAGCGCAACCAGGTGAATCGGCGCGACCGGCTCAATAA
- a CDS encoding transposase encodes MCAALDGFTLHAATRAGAHHAAAREALLRYVLRPPIAKERVEPQQDGLVRLSLKRAFADGTVAVDMDPLSLLCRLAASVPPPSFHTVKYAGVLASASRPRWRANASDRALRSHKSLRRRTMTPLRNASVAAIERSTNRAEILRRTFAIDVLECPACKGRMKLVAMVTEPRNIARFLSALGEPTDVPARSPSADAAAAVLEEHRSAPQGAR; translated from the coding sequence CTGTGCGCTGCGCTCGACGGCTTCACCTTGCACGCAGCGACGCGCGCCGGTGCGCACCATGCCGCGGCGAGGGAGGCGCTGCTGCGTTACGTGCTGCGACCCCCGATCGCAAAGGAGCGCGTCGAGCCGCAGCAGGACGGCCTGGTGCGGCTCTCGCTCAAGCGCGCCTTCGCTGACGGGACTGTCGCGGTGGACATGGATCCGCTCTCGCTCCTGTGCCGCCTCGCGGCCAGCGTCCCGCCGCCGAGCTTTCACACCGTCAAGTACGCTGGCGTGCTCGCCTCGGCAAGTCGCCCACGTTGGCGCGCAAACGCATCGGACCGCGCCCTGCGAAGCCACAAGAGCCTACGAAGGCGGACGATGACGCCGCTCCGAAACGCAAGCGTGGCGGCTATCGAGCGGTCGACAAACCGCGCCGAGATCTTGCGCCGCACATTTGCGATCGATGTCCTCGAGTGCCCAGCTTGCAAGGGGCGGATGAAGCTCGTCGCCATGGTGACCGAGCCAAGGAACATCGCCCGCTTCCTCTCCGCGCTCGGCGAGCCGACCGACGTCCCAGCTCGCTCTCCCAGCGCCGACGCGGCGGCCGCCGTACTGGAAGAGCACCGTTCTGCGCCGCAAGGTGCCCGGTAA